From the genome of Haemophilus parainfluenzae, one region includes:
- the pal gene encoding peptidoglycan-associated lipoprotein Pal, whose translation MNKFVKSLLVAGSVAALAACSSSNNDAAGNGANNGQTFGGYSVEDLQQRYNTVYFGFDKFNIEGEYVQILDAHAAYLNATPASKVVVEGNTDERGTPEYNIALGQRRADAVKGFLAGKGVDAGKVSTVSYGEEKPAVLGHDEAAYSKNRRAVLAY comes from the coding sequence ATGAACAAATTTGTTAAATCATTATTAGTTGCTGGTTCAGTAGCTGCATTAGCAGCATGTAGCTCATCAAACAACGATGCAGCAGGCAACGGTGCTAACAACGGTCAAACTTTCGGTGGTTACTCTGTTGAAGATCTTCAACAACGTTACAACACCGTTTACTTCGGTTTCGACAAATTCAACATCGAAGGTGAATACGTTCAAATCTTAGATGCTCATGCTGCATACTTAAATGCAACTCCAGCTTCTAAAGTTGTTGTTGAAGGTAACACTGACGAACGTGGTACTCCAGAGTACAACATCGCTTTAGGTCAACGTCGTGCTGACGCAGTTAAAGGTTTCTTAGCTGGTAAAGGTGTTGACGCTGGTAAAGTATCAACTGTTTCTTACGGTGAAGAAAAACCTGCAGTGTTAGGTCACGATGAAGCAGCATACTCTAAAAACCGTCGTGCTGTGTTAGCATACTAA
- the tolB gene encoding Tol-Pal system beta propeller repeat protein TolB, whose translation MKLIKRVMGLFVVMFAFASTAMAEDEVRIVIDEGVDGARPIAVVPFAGSAPENIGQIVADDLRNSGKFNPIPVSQMPQQPTTAAEVKPEAWTALGIDAVVVGQVTSTGSGYNISYQLVDTVGASGTPGAVLAQNSYTVTNKWLRYGAHTVSDEVFEKLTGIRGAFRTRIAYVVQKNGGSQPYEVRVADYDGYNQFIVNRSSQPIMSPAWSPDGKRLAYVSFENKKSQLVVQDLGSGSRKVVASFPGHNGAPAFSPDGSKLAFASSQDGLLNIYVMGSNGGTPTQLTRGAGNNTEPSWSPDGSSILFTSDRGGSPQVYRMSASGGGASPVGGRGSAQISSDGKTLVMINGNNNVVKQDLTSGSSEVLSTSFLGESPSISPNGIMIIYSSTQGLGKVLQLVSADGRFKASLPGSNGQVKFPAWSPYLTK comes from the coding sequence ATGAAATTGATCAAACGTGTTATGGGGCTATTTGTGGTGATGTTTGCATTTGCAAGCACAGCAATGGCAGAAGATGAAGTTCGAATTGTGATTGATGAAGGTGTTGATGGCGCTCGTCCTATCGCAGTTGTTCCTTTCGCAGGTTCTGCACCTGAAAATATTGGTCAAATTGTTGCGGATGACTTACGTAATAGTGGTAAATTTAACCCAATTCCAGTAAGCCAAATGCCACAACAACCTACGACTGCAGCAGAAGTGAAACCAGAAGCTTGGACTGCTTTAGGTATTGATGCTGTTGTGGTAGGTCAAGTGACATCAACTGGTAGCGGTTATAACATTTCTTACCAATTGGTTGATACTGTAGGTGCATCAGGTACACCTGGTGCGGTACTTGCACAAAATAGCTATACAGTGACAAATAAATGGTTACGTTACGGTGCGCATACCGTGAGTGATGAAGTATTTGAAAAATTAACCGGTATTCGTGGTGCATTCAGAACTCGCATTGCTTATGTAGTGCAGAAAAATGGTGGTTCACAACCTTATGAAGTTCGTGTAGCAGATTATGATGGTTACAACCAATTTATCGTAAATCGTAGCTCACAACCAATTATGTCTCCAGCTTGGTCTCCAGATGGTAAACGTTTAGCGTATGTATCTTTTGAGAACAAAAAATCACAACTTGTTGTACAAGACTTAGGTTCAGGTTCTCGTAAAGTAGTTGCTTCTTTCCCAGGACATAACGGTGCGCCAGCATTCTCTCCGGACGGCTCTAAACTCGCATTTGCTTCTTCACAAGATGGTTTATTAAACATCTATGTAATGGGCTCAAATGGTGGTACACCTACTCAATTAACTCGCGGTGCGGGTAATAATACAGAACCATCATGGTCTCCAGATGGTAGCTCAATTCTCTTTACTTCAGATCGAGGCGGTTCGCCACAAGTTTATCGCATGAGTGCAAGTGGTGGCGGTGCGTCACCAGTTGGTGGTCGCGGTAGTGCGCAAATCAGTAGTGATGGTAAAACACTCGTGATGATCAACGGTAATAACAACGTGGTGAAACAAGATCTTACCAGTGGTAGTTCTGAAGTATTAAGTACATCTTTCTTAGGGGAAAGCCCAAGTATTTCTCCTAATGGTATCATGATTATTTACAGCTCTACACAAGGGCTAGGAAAGGTGTTACAATTAGTTTCTGCAGATGGTCGCTTTAAAGCGAGTCTTCCAGGAAGTAATGGCCAAGTGAAATTTCCAGCTTGGTCTCCATACTTGACTAAATAA
- the tolA gene encoding cell envelope integrity protein TolA: MQNNRRKKRANEFVISIAMHLALFALLIWSSLYQTVEIMGGGEGEGDAMGAVMVDTGSAAQEWGRIQQQKKGQTDKQKKPEPVVEEKKPEPEPEPNQQEIAKQEEIKRQQEIQRQKELEKQKQQEIEKQKQQQELARQEALEKQKQAEEAKAKQAAEAAKLKADAEAKRLEAAAKQAEEEAKAKAQAEAQKAKEKAEADAKAKAEAKAKADAEAKAKAKAEADAKAKAEADAKAKAKAEADAKAKADAEAKAKAEAKAKADAEAKAKAEAKAKADAEAKAKADAAKRKADQAALDDFMNGGDVGGGSASKGGNANKGGTQGSGAGLGAGDGGKVGDQYAGVIKREIQRRFLKDPSFAGKVCSIKIQLGRDGTILGYQRVSGPDDICTAALSAVARTKKVPAAPSDAIYEKYKAPTIDFDINAR; the protein is encoded by the coding sequence GTGCAGAATAATCGACGAAAAAAACGTGCAAATGAGTTTGTCATCTCTATTGCGATGCACCTTGCATTGTTTGCTTTGTTGATTTGGAGCTCTCTTTATCAAACCGTTGAAATAATGGGTGGTGGAGAAGGTGAAGGTGATGCCATGGGAGCTGTGATGGTCGATACTGGCAGTGCAGCGCAGGAATGGGGACGTATTCAACAACAGAAAAAAGGTCAAACTGATAAACAGAAAAAACCAGAACCTGTAGTCGAAGAGAAAAAACCAGAGCCTGAACCTGAACCAAATCAGCAAGAAATTGCGAAACAAGAAGAGATTAAGCGTCAGCAGGAAATTCAACGTCAAAAAGAACTTGAAAAACAAAAGCAGCAAGAAATTGAAAAGCAAAAACAGCAACAAGAGCTTGCTCGTCAAGAGGCGTTAGAAAAACAAAAACAAGCTGAAGAAGCGAAAGCAAAACAAGCAGCTGAAGCGGCGAAATTAAAAGCTGATGCAGAGGCAAAACGTTTAGAAGCAGCTGCTAAACAGGCAGAGGAAGAGGCAAAAGCTAAAGCGCAAGCTGAAGCTCAAAAAGCGAAAGAAAAAGCGGAAGCAGATGCTAAAGCCAAGGCTGAGGCAAAAGCGAAAGCGGATGCCGAAGCAAAAGCGAAGGCTAAGGCAGAAGCCGATGCGAAAGCCAAAGCGGAAGCCGATGCGAAGGCGAAAGCAAAAGCTGAGGCTGATGCAAAAGCGAAAGCCGATGCTGAGGCGAAAGCAAAGGCTGAAGCAAAAGCTAAAGCGGATGCAGAAGCGAAAGCGAAGGCTGAAGCAAAAGCTAAGGCAGATGCAGAAGCGAAAGCAAAAGCTGATGCAGCAAAACGTAAAGCAGATCAAGCGGCTTTAGATGACTTCATGAACGGCGGAGATGTCGGTGGTGGTAGTGCATCTAAAGGTGGTAATGCAAATAAAGGCGGTACACAAGGCAGTGGTGCAGGACTTGGTGCTGGAGATGGTGGTAAAGTTGGTGACCAATATGCGGGTGTCATTAAACGTGAAATTCAACGCCGTTTCTTAAAAGACCCAAGCTTTGCCGGTAAAGTTTGTAGCATTAAAATCCAACTCGGTCGAGATGGTACTATTTTAGGCTATCAACGCGTTTCAGGACCTGATGATATTTGTACTGCAGCATTAAGTGCGGTAGCGAGAACGAAAAAAGTTCCAGCAGCACCATCTGATGCTATTTATGAGAAATATAAAGCGCCGACTATCGATTTTGATATCAATGCTCGATAA